One window of the Shewanella maritima genome contains the following:
- the sdhA gene encoding succinate dehydrogenase flavoprotein subunit: MSIPVREFDAIVIGAGGAGMRAALQISKEGKSCALLSKVFPTRSHTVSAQGGITVALGNAHEDHWEQHMYDTVKGSDFIGDQDAIEFMCQTGPEAIIELEHMGLPFSRFDNGKIYQRPFGGQSKNFGGEQAARTAAAADRTGHALLHCLYQQNVKHKTEVFSEWYALDLVKNEDGVIVGCTAIEIETGEIVYFKAKATVLATGGAGRIYASTTNAHINTGDGVGMAMRAGVQMQDMEMWQFHPTGIAGAGVLVTEGCRGEGGYLLNKDGERFMERYAPNAKDLASRDVVARSMMTEIREGRGLDGPLGPHCLLKLDHLGKETLEARLPGVCELSRTFAHIDPADGPIPVLPTCHYMMGGLPSKVSGQVIRQNEDGSEQDVTGLFAVGEIACVSVHGANRLGGNSLLDLVVFGRAAGQHLGKALDETPTPKDATAENIEASLARLNRWESNQDGEDPAEIRKDLQLCMQLNFSVFRTGEAMAEGLKQLKAIQKRLDNAKLSDNSREFNTQRIECLELDNLMATALATAYAANFRTESRGAHSREDFLERDDDNWLCHSIFDPASESMKKRDVNMEPKLREAFPPKKRTY, from the coding sequence GTGAGTATTCCAGTTCGCGAATTTGACGCAATCGTAATTGGTGCTGGTGGTGCAGGTATGCGCGCAGCACTGCAGATTTCTAAAGAAGGTAAGAGCTGTGCGCTTTTATCTAAAGTATTCCCAACTCGTTCTCATACAGTATCTGCTCAGGGCGGTATCACGGTTGCATTAGGTAATGCCCATGAAGACCACTGGGAACAGCACATGTATGACACTGTTAAAGGCTCAGACTTTATTGGTGATCAGGACGCAATTGAATTCATGTGTCAAACCGGCCCTGAAGCCATTATTGAGCTTGAGCACATGGGTTTACCTTTCTCACGTTTTGACAATGGTAAGATTTATCAACGTCCATTCGGTGGTCAGTCTAAAAACTTTGGTGGCGAACAGGCTGCTCGTACTGCAGCGGCTGCTGACCGTACTGGTCACGCTTTACTTCACTGTCTTTACCAGCAAAACGTAAAGCATAAAACCGAAGTGTTTTCAGAATGGTACGCGCTAGATTTAGTAAAAAATGAAGACGGCGTAATCGTAGGTTGTACCGCGATCGAAATCGAAACGGGTGAGATCGTTTACTTCAAAGCTAAAGCTACAGTATTAGCAACTGGTGGTGCAGGGCGTATCTACGCTTCTACTACTAACGCTCACATTAACACTGGTGACGGTGTCGGTATGGCGATGCGCGCTGGCGTGCAAATGCAAGACATGGAAATGTGGCAGTTCCACCCAACGGGTATTGCTGGTGCTGGTGTACTTGTTACCGAAGGTTGTCGTGGTGAAGGTGGTTATCTACTAAATAAAGATGGCGAGCGTTTCATGGAGCGTTACGCACCAAATGCTAAAGACTTAGCATCGCGTGACGTTGTAGCTCGTTCGATGATGACAGAAATCCGCGAAGGTCGCGGCTTAGATGGCCCATTAGGCCCACACTGTCTGCTTAAACTTGACCACCTAGGTAAAGAAACGCTTGAAGCTCGTCTTCCTGGTGTTTGTGAACTTTCTCGTACGTTTGCTCATATTGACCCTGCAGACGGTCCAATTCCTGTACTTCCTACCTGTCACTACATGATGGGTGGCTTACCATCTAAGGTAAGCGGTCAGGTTATCCGTCAAAATGAAGATGGCAGCGAGCAAGATGTGACTGGTTTATTCGCAGTAGGTGAGATTGCCTGTGTATCAGTGCACGGTGCTAACCGCCTAGGTGGTAACTCACTGCTTGACCTTGTGGTATTTGGACGAGCAGCTGGTCAGCACTTAGGTAAAGCGTTAGATGAAACGCCAACGCCTAAAGATGCAACGGCTGAAAACATTGAAGCTTCTTTAGCACGTTTAAATCGTTGGGAGTCAAACCAAGACGGTGAAGACCCGGCTGAAATTCGTAAAGATCTGCAACTTTGTATGCAGCTAAACTTCTCAGTATTCCGTACTGGTGAAGCGATGGCTGAAGGTCTTAAGCAGCTAAAAGCGATTCAAAAGCGTCTAGACAACGCTAAGTTATCTGACAACTCTCGCGAGTTTAACACTCAACGTATCGAGTGTTTAGAGTTAGACAACTTGATGGCGACAGCACTCGCAACGGCATACGCTGCTAACTTCCGTACTGAAAGTCGTGGTGCGCATTCACGTGAAGACTTCTTAGAGCGTGACGATGACAACTGGTTATGTCACTCAATCTTTGACCCAGCATCTGAGTCAATGAAGAAGCGCGATGTGAACATGGAGCCAAAGCTTCGCGAAGCTTTCCCTCCTAAGAAACGTACCTACTAA
- the sucA gene encoding 2-oxoglutarate dehydrogenase E1 component, translating to MHQGIMKAWLESSHLSGANSTYVEEMYEAYQEDPQSVSADWQVVFDNLPPVNEASASAPEAAHSKVRDYFRSLALETRGKGASRVSDPELDAKQVKVLQLINAHRFRGHQNANLDPLGLWKRDEVKELNPAHHGLTSEDMEREFNTGSFAHGGETMKLGDIVHALKSTYCGSIGAEYMHITDTEEKRWIQQRLEPTLGKASFNSDEKLRILEGLNSAEGMEKYLGAKFPGAKRFSLEGGDSLVPMMREIIYRAGEAGTKEIVVGMAHRGRLNVLVNILGKRPAELFDEFAGKHADVNGSGDVKYHQGFSSDFETPGGNVHLALAFNPSHLEIVNPVVIGSVRARQDRRGCQDGLQVMPVTIHGDSAITGQGIVQETFNMSQARGFKVGGSIRIVVNNQVGFTTSHHADVRSTEYCTDIAKMVQAPIFHVNADDPEAVAFISQLAVDYRNQFKRDVVIDLVCYRRHGHNEADEPSATQPLMYSKIKKHPTPRKIYADKLIAEETVSANDVTGLVNTYRDSLDAGDCVVKEWRPMTLHTVDWTPFLNKEWDEDYDASLPIEKLKELADKLVDLPENHKLQSRVAKIYGDRKTMAAGEKMLDWGMAETLAYATILEDQKRVRITGQDSGRGTFFHRHAVLHNQNDATTYLPLRNVADEQGPIDITDSVLSEASVLAFEYGYATAEPGGLTIWEAQFGDFVNCAQVVIDQFLSSGEQKWGRLCGLTMLLPHGYEGQGPEHSSARLERFLQLCANHNMQVCVPSTPAQVYHMLRRQVVRPMRRPLVVMSPKSLLRHPLAVSSMEELADGQFHNVIGETDDLDPKQVDRVVFCSGKVYFELLEKRRKQEINNIAIVRIEQLYPFPEAEMKQVLEQYQHVKDFVWCQEEPQNQGAWYCSQHHFWANIPAGAQLTYAGREASAAPACGYPGLHLRQQESLLNSALKLSQ from the coding sequence ATGCACCAAGGCATCATGAAAGCCTGGCTCGAGTCGTCCCATTTGAGTGGCGCAAACTCGACCTATGTAGAAGAGATGTATGAAGCCTATCAAGAAGATCCGCAATCAGTGTCTGCTGATTGGCAAGTCGTTTTTGATAATCTCCCTCCTGTCAACGAAGCATCAGCGAGTGCTCCTGAAGCTGCCCACTCTAAAGTCCGTGATTACTTCCGAAGTTTGGCCTTAGAAACCCGAGGTAAGGGTGCTAGTCGCGTAAGTGATCCTGAACTTGATGCTAAGCAGGTTAAGGTATTGCAGCTTATTAACGCTCACCGTTTTCGTGGCCATCAAAACGCTAACTTAGACCCTCTAGGGCTTTGGAAGCGAGATGAAGTTAAAGAGCTTAATCCTGCGCATCACGGTCTAACTAGCGAAGATATGGAGCGCGAGTTTAACACTGGCTCATTCGCCCACGGCGGCGAGACCATGAAACTAGGTGATATCGTACACGCACTTAAGAGCACATATTGTGGCTCTATTGGTGCTGAGTACATGCACATCACTGATACCGAGGAAAAACGTTGGATTCAGCAACGCCTAGAACCAACCCTCGGTAAAGCAAGCTTTAACTCTGATGAGAAACTTCGCATTTTAGAAGGCCTAAACTCAGCTGAAGGTATGGAAAAATACCTAGGTGCTAAGTTCCCAGGTGCAAAACGTTTCTCGTTAGAAGGTGGCGATTCGCTTGTTCCTATGATGCGCGAAATTATTTATCGTGCAGGTGAAGCAGGTACCAAAGAAATTGTTGTGGGCATGGCTCACCGCGGTCGCTTAAACGTGCTAGTGAATATATTAGGTAAGCGCCCAGCTGAGCTGTTTGACGAGTTTGCGGGTAAGCATGCCGATGTTAATGGTTCTGGTGACGTCAAGTACCACCAAGGTTTTTCATCTGATTTCGAAACGCCAGGTGGGAACGTTCATCTAGCGTTAGCATTTAACCCATCTCACCTTGAAATTGTTAACCCTGTGGTAATTGGTAGTGTACGTGCACGTCAAGACCGCCGTGGTTGTCAAGATGGCTTGCAGGTAATGCCAGTTACTATTCACGGTGATTCAGCTATTACCGGCCAAGGTATTGTGCAAGAGACATTTAACATGTCTCAAGCTCGTGGTTTTAAAGTTGGCGGCAGTATTCGTATCGTTGTTAACAATCAGGTCGGTTTTACCACGTCTCACCATGCTGATGTGCGTTCAACTGAGTACTGTACCGACATCGCTAAAATGGTTCAGGCACCTATTTTCCACGTGAATGCTGATGATCCAGAAGCGGTTGCCTTTATTTCACAATTAGCTGTTGATTACCGTAATCAGTTTAAGCGTGATGTTGTGATTGATTTAGTGTGTTATCGCCGTCATGGCCATAACGAAGCTGATGAGCCGAGTGCAACTCAGCCGCTAATGTATTCAAAAATTAAAAAGCATCCTACACCACGTAAGATTTATGCCGACAAGCTGATTGCAGAAGAAACAGTGTCAGCCAATGATGTTACCGGTTTAGTTAATACTTACCGTGACTCATTAGATGCCGGCGACTGTGTAGTGAAAGAGTGGCGACCAATGACGCTACACACAGTTGATTGGACGCCTTTCTTAAATAAAGAATGGGATGAAGATTACGATGCAAGTTTGCCAATTGAAAAACTAAAAGAGTTAGCTGATAAATTAGTTGATCTGCCTGAAAACCATAAGCTGCAATCTCGTGTCGCTAAGATTTATGGCGACCGCAAGACCATGGCTGCGGGCGAAAAAATGCTCGACTGGGGTATGGCTGAAACACTAGCTTATGCCACCATTCTAGAAGATCAAAAACGTGTTCGTATCACGGGTCAAGATTCTGGTCGCGGCACTTTCTTCCACCGTCACGCTGTATTGCATAACCAGAACGATGCGACTACCTATTTGCCGCTGCGTAATGTTGCAGACGAGCAAGGCCCAATTGACATTACAGACTCAGTATTGTCTGAAGCGTCAGTACTTGCGTTTGAATATGGCTATGCAACTGCAGAGCCGGGTGGTTTAACCATCTGGGAAGCGCAGTTTGGTGACTTTGTTAACTGTGCTCAGGTTGTGATTGACCAATTCTTATCATCAGGGGAGCAAAAGTGGGGCCGTTTATGCGGTTTAACTATGCTGCTTCCGCATGGTTATGAAGGCCAAGGTCCTGAGCATTCATCAGCACGTCTTGAGCGTTTCTTACAGCTTTGTGCTAACCACAACATGCAGGTGTGTGTTCCATCGACGCCTGCTCAGGTTTACCACATGCTTCGCCGTCAGGTAGTACGCCCAATGCGTCGTCCATTGGTGGTAATGTCGCCTAAGTCGCTTTTACGTCACCCGTTAGCTGTTTCAAGCATGGAAGAGTTAGCAGATGGTCAATTCCATAACGTAATTGGCGAAACAGATGACTTAGATCCTAAACAAGTCGATCGCGTGGTTTTCTGTAGCGGTAAGGTTTACTTCGAGCTATTGGAAAAACGTCGCAAACAAGAAATCAACAATATTGCTATTGTTCGTATTGAGCAGCTCTATCCTTTCCCTGAAGCGGAAATGAAGCAAGTGCTTGAACAATACCAACATGTAAAAGATTTTGTATGGTGCCAAGAAGAGCCACAGAACCAAGGTGCTTGGTACTGTAGTCAGCATCATTTCTGGGCCAATATCCCAGCAGGTGCACAACTAACCTATGCAGGTCGCGAGGCATCAGCTGCGCCAGCATGTGGTTACCCTGGCTTGCATTTACGCCAACAAGAATCGTTATTAAACAGCGCACTAAAACTGTCGCAATAG
- the yqfB gene encoding N(4)-acetylcytidine aminohydrolase, with amino-acid sequence MSHPTKITFFKRFMTDIQNGAKTITIRDFSESHYRVSSIVDVYALEDQSYIGKIKVLAVKPINFDELNEKHALQENMTLCELQSVIRDIYPGIEQLFVIEFELV; translated from the coding sequence GTGTCACATCCCACTAAAATAACCTTCTTCAAACGTTTTATGACCGATATCCAAAACGGTGCTAAGACAATAACCATACGTGATTTTTCAGAGTCTCACTATCGTGTTTCAAGTATCGTTGATGTTTACGCATTAGAAGATCAATCCTATATCGGCAAGATTAAAGTATTGGCTGTGAAACCGATAAATTTCGATGAATTGAATGAAAAGCATGCACTACAAGAAAACATGACTTTGTGTGAGCTACAGTCAGTAATTAGAGATATTTACCCAGGGATAGAACAATTATTTGTGATTGAATTTGAGTTAGTGTAA
- a CDS encoding citrate synthase has product MADQIAKLELPNNDSIELPVKQGTAGHDVIDISKLGSKGYFTFDPGFLATASCESAITYIDGAKGILTHRGYPIYELATQSSYLDVCYLLLDGELPNKQQSEEFESMVKNHTMIHDQLTAFFRGFRRDAHPMAMLCGVTGALSAFYQDSLDVNDEKHREIAAFRLISKMPTLAAMCYKYSVGQPFIYPRNDLSYAGNFLSMMFAVPCEEYKVNPVVEKAMDRIFVLHADHEQNASTSTVRLAGSSGANPFACIAAGIASLWGPAHGGANEACLNMLEEIGSVDRIPEFIDRAKDKEDPFRLMGFGHRVYKNFDPRAKVMRETCHEVLEELNIQDPLLDVAMELERIALEDEYFVSKKLYPNVDFYSGIIMKAIGIPTSMFTVLFALSRTVGWIAHWKEMLDQPGHRISRPRQLYTGSEDRDFVDLDKR; this is encoded by the coding sequence ATGGCTGATCAAATAGCCAAATTAGAGTTACCAAATAACGACTCAATTGAATTACCAGTCAAACAAGGCACTGCTGGACATGATGTCATCGACATCAGCAAACTTGGCTCAAAAGGTTATTTCACCTTTGACCCAGGCTTTCTAGCTACTGCTTCTTGCGAGTCTGCCATTACATATATCGACGGTGCAAAAGGTATTCTTACTCATCGAGGTTACCCAATCTACGAGCTAGCTACGCAATCAAGCTACTTAGACGTGTGTTACCTACTGCTAGATGGCGAACTGCCAAATAAACAGCAGTCAGAAGAATTCGAATCAATGGTTAAAAACCACACCATGATCCACGATCAGTTAACTGCATTTTTCCGCGGTTTCCGTCGTGACGCGCATCCAATGGCGATGCTTTGTGGTGTTACCGGTGCCCTTTCAGCTTTCTATCAAGATTCCCTTGATGTTAATGATGAAAAACACCGCGAAATTGCGGCTTTCCGCCTAATTTCCAAAATGCCTACGTTAGCAGCTATGTGCTACAAGTATTCGGTTGGCCAACCGTTTATTTACCCACGTAATGACCTTAGCTATGCGGGCAATTTCCTGTCAATGATGTTTGCTGTTCCTTGCGAAGAGTACAAAGTTAATCCTGTTGTTGAAAAAGCAATGGATCGTATCTTTGTTCTTCATGCGGACCACGAGCAAAATGCATCAACGTCTACGGTTCGTTTAGCCGGTTCATCTGGCGCTAACCCATTCGCTTGTATCGCAGCTGGTATCGCTTCTCTTTGGGGCCCTGCTCACGGTGGTGCAAACGAAGCATGTTTAAACATGCTAGAAGAGATTGGTTCGGTAGATCGTATTCCTGAGTTTATCGATCGCGCTAAAGACAAAGAAGATCCATTCCGCTTAATGGGCTTTGGTCACCGCGTTTACAAGAACTTTGACCCACGAGCCAAGGTAATGCGTGAAACTTGTCACGAAGTACTCGAAGAGCTAAACATTCAAGATCCACTGCTAGACGTAGCGATGGAGCTTGAGCGTATCGCGCTTGAAGATGAGTATTTTGTATCGAAGAAGCTCTATCCAAACGTAGACTTTTACTCAGGCATTATCATGAAGGCTATCGGTATTCCTACGAGCATGTTCACCGTACTGTTTGCGCTTTCACGCACAGTTGGTTGGATTGCCCACTGGAAAGAAATGCTAGATCAGCCTGGCCATCGTATTAGCCGCCCTCGTCAGCTTTACACAGGTTCTGAAGACAGAGACTTTGTGGACTTAGACAAGCGATAA
- a CDS encoding HD domain-containing phosphohydrolase codes for MTCDVTVPTKHTILVVDDQPENIDILRNILKHQYKVIAATDGQAALKLARRAKPDLILLDIMMPGIDGYCVCKRLKEHEQTAEIPVIFVTALGEERDESRGLEVGAVDYLVKPISANIALKRIKAHLALHYQQQLLELEVDKRTSELAHTQLEVVKRLGRAAEYKDNETGMHVQRMSRYSHALALKAGFSQKQAQLILTAAPMHDVGKIGIPDHILLKPGKLTPEEWKIMQAHVDIGLDILSGACSELLALAAVIVATHHEKWDGTGYPKQLKGEQIPLVGRIVAIADVFDALTADRPYKKAWATEDAIAFINEQSGKHFDPHIVRLFNESIEDILQIKEQFKDEPDIVIATDG; via the coding sequence ATGACATGTGATGTAACAGTACCAACAAAACATACTATTTTGGTCGTTGATGACCAGCCAGAAAATATCGATATATTACGAAATATCTTAAAGCACCAGTATAAGGTCATCGCAGCCACCGATGGTCAAGCGGCCTTGAAGCTAGCGCGCAGGGCAAAGCCTGATCTTATCTTGCTGGATATTATGATGCCAGGGATTGATGGCTATTGTGTGTGCAAACGGCTAAAAGAGCACGAGCAAACTGCTGAGATCCCGGTGATTTTCGTGACAGCGTTAGGCGAGGAGCGTGACGAAAGCCGTGGGCTTGAAGTTGGCGCCGTTGATTACCTAGTCAAACCTATTAGCGCGAATATTGCACTTAAGCGTATTAAAGCGCATTTGGCGCTGCACTATCAGCAGCAATTGCTTGAGCTTGAAGTAGACAAGCGCACGTCAGAGCTAGCTCATACTCAACTAGAGGTTGTAAAGCGTCTAGGTCGTGCTGCCGAATATAAAGACAATGAAACCGGTATGCACGTGCAGCGTATGAGTCGTTATTCACATGCCCTTGCTTTAAAAGCAGGCTTCAGCCAAAAACAAGCTCAATTGATTTTAACTGCAGCGCCGATGCACGATGTCGGTAAAATTGGTATACCCGATCATATTTTATTAAAGCCAGGAAAATTAACCCCGGAAGAGTGGAAAATCATGCAAGCGCATGTGGATATCGGGTTAGATATTCTGTCCGGCGCTTGTTCTGAATTACTAGCGCTAGCAGCCGTCATTGTCGCAACACATCACGAGAAGTGGGATGGCACCGGTTACCCAAAACAGCTTAAAGGGGAGCAAATCCCGTTGGTTGGTAGAATTGTAGCCATTGCAGATGTTTTCGATGCGCTCACCGCTGATAGGCCTTATAAAAAGGCGTGGGCAACTGAAGATGCAATCGCCTTTATCAATGAACAAAGTGGTAAGCACTTTGACCCGCATATTGTTAGGTTATTCAACGAATCTATTGAAGATATATTGCAAATCAAAGAGCAGTTTAAAGATGAACCTGATATCGTTATTGCGACAGACGGTTAA
- the sdhC gene encoding succinate dehydrogenase cytochrome b556 subunit, whose protein sequence is MELSEQNVKKQRPVHLDLQTIRFPATAIVSILHRISGVIMLFATGILLWLLNSSLTSAEGFASVQSLFDTFIMKFILWGILTALGYHILGGLRHLVMDTGRWEELASGAASAKAVFVLAIVFSVLAGIWVW, encoded by the coding sequence ATGGAGCTGAGTGAGCAGAACGTGAAAAAGCAAAGACCTGTCCATCTAGACCTGCAGACGATTCGCTTTCCTGCAACAGCAATCGTGTCGATCCTACACCGTATTTCCGGTGTCATTATGTTATTTGCTACCGGTATTCTTCTGTGGTTGTTAAATTCATCTTTAACTTCTGCTGAAGGTTTCGCTAGCGTCCAATCTCTTTTTGATACTTTCATTATGAAGTTCATTTTATGGGGCATCTTAACCGCACTGGGTTATCACATTTTAGGTGGCTTACGTCACTTAGTGATGGATACCGGTCGTTGGGAAGAGTTAGCTTCAGGTGCAGCTTCTGCTAAAGCCGTATTCGTTTTAGCGATTGTATTTTCAGTACTAGCGGGGATTTGGGTATGGTAA
- the sdhD gene encoding succinate dehydrogenase, hydrophobic membrane anchor protein — translation MVTNAASFGRSGVHDFILIRASAVILACYAIFLVAFIACSAPLTFEIWQGLFKSLPMKVFTLVALFALLVHAWIGIWQVLTDYVKQTALRGVLQFTFVVTALSYLAAGIIIVWGV, via the coding sequence ATGGTAACCAATGCAGCAAGTTTTGGACGCAGTGGTGTTCATGACTTTATCTTAATTCGTGCAAGCGCAGTTATCTTAGCTTGCTATGCCATTTTCTTAGTGGCATTCATTGCGTGTAGTGCACCTTTAACTTTCGAAATTTGGCAAGGCTTATTTAAATCATTGCCAATGAAAGTTTTCACACTTGTCGCTTTATTTGCTTTGCTCGTCCACGCGTGGATTGGTATTTGGCAAGTTCTGACTGACTATGTAAAACAAACAGCTTTACGCGGCGTTTTACAGTTTACCTTTGTCGTGACCGCACTTAGTTACCTTGCGGCAGGCATCATCATTGTGTGGGGTGTATAA
- a CDS encoding succinate dehydrogenase iron-sulfur subunit yields the protein MNLTFSVYRYNPDVDTKPYMKDYTLEVQEGTDMMVLDALLKLKEQDPALAFRRSCREGVCGSDGINMNGKNGLACITPVSTFKGKKIVIRPLPGMPVVRDLVVDLTQFYKQYEKIKPYLINDDKTPAREHLQSPEEREHLDGLYECIMCACCSTACPSFWWNPDKFVGPSGLLHAYRFLIDSRDTATEERLSELDDAYSVFRCHGIMNCVDVCPKGLNPTKAIGHIKSMLLKRAV from the coding sequence ATGAATTTAACATTTTCAGTGTATCGCTATAATCCTGATGTAGACACTAAACCTTACATGAAGGATTACACCCTCGAAGTGCAAGAAGGCACAGACATGATGGTGTTAGACGCGTTACTTAAACTAAAAGAACAAGATCCAGCATTGGCGTTCCGTCGTTCATGCCGCGAAGGTGTTTGCGGTAGTGACGGTATTAATATGAATGGTAAAAACGGTTTAGCGTGTATCACGCCTGTTTCTACTTTTAAAGGCAAAAAGATTGTTATTCGTCCATTGCCTGGTATGCCAGTAGTTCGTGATTTAGTGGTTGATTTAACTCAGTTCTATAAACAGTACGAAAAAATCAAACCTTACCTAATTAACGACGACAAAACACCTGCACGAGAGCATTTACAATCACCTGAAGAGCGTGAGCATTTAGACGGTCTGTACGAATGTATTATGTGTGCGTGTTGTTCAACCGCTTGTCCTTCTTTCTGGTGGAACCCAGATAAGTTTGTGGGTCCAAGTGGTCTACTGCATGCGTATCGCTTCTTGATTGATAGCCGTGATACAGCAACAGAAGAACGTCTATCTGAACTAGACGACGCTTACAGCGTATTCCGTTGCCATGGCATCATGAACTGTGTTGACGTATGTCCTAAAGGTTTGAATCCGACTAAAGCAATTGGTCATATCAAATCAATGTTATTGAAGCGAGCGGTTTAA